The Eurosta solidaginis isolate ZX-2024a chromosome 4, ASM4086904v1, whole genome shotgun sequence genome includes a window with the following:
- the LOC137250047 gene encoding uncharacterized protein — MDFSSTFLSTGDNQVTKQDLDNFNRNIDALDKKIDEWRTNLSKENQSTQKLLKRVLEEVKLGASSATVKRKKILPQKPFSEVHEFSEFEAKIQSSENKYNDLVAELQTIICASTTKFIKMAWRKIITDNVAQSYSWQGTKTKTPARALSVTGALKQAFCLKFPNVANDSDFERATINFFQHASTRLNKKVEYEKQKNTSLQ; from the exons ATGGATTTTAGCAGCACATTTTTGTCTACTGGAGATAACCAAGTTACCAAACAAG ATTTGGATAATTTTAATAGGAATATTGATGCCTTAGACAAGAAAATAGACGAATGGAGAACAAATTTATCAAAGg AAAATCAATCAACACAAAAGTTGTTAAAGAGGGTATTGGAAGAAGTTAAATTAGGCGCAAGTTCTGCAACTGTAAAAAGGAAGAAGATTTTACCGCAAAAACCTTTTTCAGAAGTGCATGAATTTTCCGAATTTGAAGCAAAAATTCAAAGCTCTGAGAATAAATATAACGATCTG GTGGCCGAACTGCAGACCATCATCTGTGCAAGTACAACTAAATTCATAAAAATGGCTTGGCGCAAAATAATAACTGACAATGTTGCGCAATCGTATTCCTGGCAAGGAACTAAAACGAAGACACCAGCTAGGGCGCTAAGTGTAACAGGAGCACTGAAAC AAGCCTTTTGTCTCAAATTTCCTAATGTGGCCAACGACAGTGATTTTGAACGAGCGACAATCAACTTTTTCCAACACGCTAGTACTAGGCTAAATAAAAAGGTTGAATACGAAAAACAGAAGAATACCAGCTTGCAATAG